From a region of the Gavia stellata isolate bGavSte3 chromosome 32, bGavSte3.hap2, whole genome shotgun sequence genome:
- the ATP5F1D gene encoding ATP synthase subunit delta, mitochondrial, whose protein sequence is MAFTFASPTQVFYNGANVKQVDVPTLTGSFGILASHVPTLQVLKPGVVTVYAEDGTATKYFVSSGSVTVHADSTVQVLAEEAVTMDMLDLATAKSNLEKAVSEMAAASDEAAKAEAQIKVEANEALVKALE, encoded by the exons ATGGCCTTCACCTTCGCCTCGCCCACGCAG GTGTTTTACAATGGTGCCAACGTGAAGCAGGTGGACGTGCCCACGCTGACCGGCTCCTTCGGTATCCTGGCCTCTCACGTCCCCACCCTGCAGGTCCTCAAACCGGGAGTCGTGACGGTCTATGCTGAGGATGGCACGGCCACCAAGTACTTCG TGAGCAGTGGCTCTGTCACGGTCCACGCGGACTCCACCGTGCAGGTGCTGGCGGAGGAGGCGGTGACGATGGACATGCTGGATCTGGCT ACTGCAAAATCAAACCTGGAGAAGGCTGTTTCAGAAATGGCTGCAGCATCCGATGAAGCAGCTAAGGCAGAAGCTCAGATTAAAGTAGAAGCTAATGAAGCCCTTGTAAAAGCCCTGGAGTAA